A single Ptiloglossa arizonensis isolate GNS036 chromosome 2, iyPtiAriz1_principal, whole genome shotgun sequence DNA region contains:
- the Dnaseii gene encoding deoxyribonuclease II — protein sequence MRVLFYTIVWVIACNSAGGNSYDKLQCKDESNVPVDWYVLYKLPKISTSSNPLIRQGLAYLYVTNRTNGTDWHLSTRSIDSNNSIPGLTLAPLYKDRNEEQNLWTLYNDNPPDAPTVFKYGHTKGVVAVNSDQGFWLIHSVPSFPPVPKGGELTRPSRRENVTVSGRYVYPSSGTLYGQSFLCISLGGDQFNTVGGQLMYNEIVVYAKNIPQKIGRDYPLLKNATNQVRIKTPPYNRKAVVRSLGSVEFTSFAKNSKWQKDLYANFIAPQLQTDLYVQSWLNGRGKLPSSCSGRKIYNVHSLKFDAANVDFTSTHDHSKWAVSVANRTTAHWVCVADINRADTQYSRGGGAVCFERKQVWSDYRNAINDAEPCPRK from the exons ATGCGTGTTCTGTTTTACACGATCGTGTGGGTAATCGCGTGTAACTCGGCGGGCGGTAATTCCTACGATAAACTACAATGTAAAGACGAAAGTAACGTACCGGTTGATTG GTACGTGCTTTACAAGTTACCGAAAATATCAACGAGCAGCAATCCTTTGATCAGACAAGGTCTCGCTTATCTCTACGTAACGAATAGAACCAATGGAACCGATTGGCACTTATCGACTAGGTCCatcgattcgaataattcgataccTGGACTCACATTAGCGCCACTTTACAAAGAC AGAAACGAGGAGCAGAATCTGTGGACTTTGTACAACGATAATCCGCCGGACGCACCGACAGTCTTTAAATATGGTCACACGAAGGGTGTGGTGGCGGTTAATAGCGATCAGGGTTTTTGGTTGATTCATAGCGTGCCGAGTTTCCCTCCGGTTCCAAAAGGCGGTGAGCTAACACGCCCTTCGAGAAGGGAGAACGTAACTGTTTCTGGCCGATACGTTTATCCGTCCAGTGGAACGCTCTACGGGCAGAGTTTTCTGTGCATTTCACTCGGCGGCGATCAGTTCAACACCGTTGGCGGTCAATTGATGTACAACGAAATCGTCGTCTACGCGAAAAATATACCCCAAAAGATCGGTAGAGACTATCCGTTGTTGAAGAACGCGACCAATCAGGTACGCATCAAAACACCACCGTACAATAGGAAAGCTGTGGTGAGGTCCCTGGGATCGGTCGAGTTCACTTCGTTCGCCAAGAACTCCAAATGGCAGAAAG ATTTGTACGCTAATTTCATCGCGCCTCAGTTGCAAACGGATCTGTACGTGCAATCGTGGTTGAACGGTCGCGGAAAGCTCCCGTCCTCCTGCAGCGGTAGAAA GATTTACAACGTTCATTCGCTGAAATTCGACGCGGCCAACGTCGATTTCACGAGCACTCACGATCACTCGAAATGGGCCGTATCGGTCGCAAACAGGACAACCGCTCACTGGGTCTGCGTCGCTGATATTAACAGAGCT gATACGCAATATTCCCGAGGTGGCGGAGCCGTGTGCTTCGAACGGAAGCAAGTGTGGAGCGATTATCGGAACGCTATAAACGACGCGGAGCCCTGTCCTCGTAAGTAA
- the LOC143155140 gene encoding torsin-1A isoform X3, with product MLDDILNTELYGQDIAHHVVINALRGHLSSSNPPKALAMSFHGPPGTGKTYVAQMIAQSFYQKSTHSQFYHFFNGRNDFPLEKDVERYKEELRETIIQSLIKCDRSMFVFDEVDKMPEGLLNVLVPFLDYTTLFKSTRLMGNSLNTRKAIYILLSNTGSSRIVQRLLTLWEEGKHRHTTKLQDFENLISVGAFNEKGGLYHSDTIGTSLIDHYVPFLPLEEVHVRKCLKKAFVQRSSVPTDDMVEEVLSYVVFGPPPHNLYATAGCKRLEQKVASIIYAQKKKSEKQEL from the exons A TGTTAGATGACATTCTTAATACCGAACTTTATGGGCAAGACATTGCTCATCATGTAGTTATAAATGCCTTACGTGGCCACTTAAGTTCGTCTAATCCTCCAAAAGCTTTGGCCATGAGTTTTCATGGCCCTCCAGGAACTGGTAAAACTTATGTAGCTCAAATGATTGCTCAATCCTTTTACCAAAAGAGTACTCATAGtcagttttatcattttttcaatGGTCGTAATGATTTTCCTTTGGAAAAAGATGTAGAGCGTTACAAG GAAGAATTACGTGAAACTATCATCcaaagtttaataaaatgtgATAGATCAATGTTTGTATTTGATGAAGTGGATAAAATGCCAGAAGGTTTATTAAATGTTCTTGTACCGTTTTTGGATTATACTACATTGTTCAAATCAACTAGACTCATGGGCAATTCATTAAATACAAGGAAAGCAATTTATATACTCTTGTCTAATACTGGCAGTTCACGAATTGTACAACGTTTACTGACTCTTTGGGAAGAAGGCAAGCATAGACATACAACTAAACTTCAAGATTTTGAGAATTTAATAAGTGTTGGAGCATTTAATGAAAAAGGTGGTCTTTATCATAGTGATACAATAGGCACCAGCCTAATAGATCATTATGTGCCGTTTTTACCACTTGAAGAAGTACATGTGAGAAAGTGTTTAAAAAAAGCATTTGTCCAGAGAAGTAGTGTTCCTACTGATGATATGGTAGAGGAGGTACTCTCTTATGTGGTTTTTGGACCTCCTCCGCATAATCTTTATGCAACTGCTGGATGTAAAAGACTGGAACAGAAAGTAGCTTCTATCATATATGCTCAAAAAAAGAAATCAGAAAAACAGGAATTGTAG
- the LOC143155140 gene encoding torsin-1A isoform X1, with protein sequence MNFTSILWKWFFVSFLTNCVKCEISLSAMTSSLYSVVYNTVTSVPCKFSECCTDAYVSPDINMLDDILNTELYGQDIAHHVVINALRGHLSSSNPPKALAMSFHGPPGTGKTYVAQMIAQSFYQKSTHSQFYHFFNGRNDFPLEKDVERYKEELRETIIQSLIKCDRSMFVFDEVDKMPEGLLNVLVPFLDYTTLFKSTRLMGNSLNTRKAIYILLSNTGSSRIVQRLLTLWEEGKHRHTTKLQDFENLISVGAFNEKGGLYHSDTIGTSLIDHYVPFLPLEEVHVRKCLKKAFVQRSSVPTDDMVEEVLSYVVFGPPPHNLYATAGCKRLEQKVASIIYAQKKKSEKQEL encoded by the exons atgaattttaccAGTATTTTGTGGAAATGGTTCTTTGTTAGTTTTCTAACGAATTGTGTGAAATGTGAGATTTCCTTGTCAGCAATGACATCGTCTTTATATTCTGTCGTTTATAATACAGTGACGTCTGTACCGTGTAAATTTTCAGAATGTTGTACCGATGCATACGTTTCCCCTGACATAAATA TGTTAGATGACATTCTTAATACCGAACTTTATGGGCAAGACATTGCTCATCATGTAGTTATAAATGCCTTACGTGGCCACTTAAGTTCGTCTAATCCTCCAAAAGCTTTGGCCATGAGTTTTCATGGCCCTCCAGGAACTGGTAAAACTTATGTAGCTCAAATGATTGCTCAATCCTTTTACCAAAAGAGTACTCATAGtcagttttatcattttttcaatGGTCGTAATGATTTTCCTTTGGAAAAAGATGTAGAGCGTTACAAG GAAGAATTACGTGAAACTATCATCcaaagtttaataaaatgtgATAGATCAATGTTTGTATTTGATGAAGTGGATAAAATGCCAGAAGGTTTATTAAATGTTCTTGTACCGTTTTTGGATTATACTACATTGTTCAAATCAACTAGACTCATGGGCAATTCATTAAATACAAGGAAAGCAATTTATATACTCTTGTCTAATACTGGCAGTTCACGAATTGTACAACGTTTACTGACTCTTTGGGAAGAAGGCAAGCATAGACATACAACTAAACTTCAAGATTTTGAGAATTTAATAAGTGTTGGAGCATTTAATGAAAAAGGTGGTCTTTATCATAGTGATACAATAGGCACCAGCCTAATAGATCATTATGTGCCGTTTTTACCACTTGAAGAAGTACATGTGAGAAAGTGTTTAAAAAAAGCATTTGTCCAGAGAAGTAGTGTTCCTACTGATGATATGGTAGAGGAGGTACTCTCTTATGTGGTTTTTGGACCTCCTCCGCATAATCTTTATGCAACTGCTGGATGTAAAAGACTGGAACAGAAAGTAGCTTCTATCATATATGCTCAAAAAAAGAAATCAGAAAAACAGGAATTGTAG
- the Vav gene encoding vav guanine nucleotide exchange factor isoform X1: protein MSLMESSSDNGSGWHECAKWLTRCGALRADHKANWPTAIACDLAYTLRDGVLLCNLLNTVDPGCIDMKDVNQKPQMAQFLCLRNIKVFLSACSTIFDLSDSDLFEPSMLFEISNFHRVLCTLSALSNCSRLRLKGILGFSVGHGRSQEDIYRDLQSVGAGREDEGRRRRFRRREGDEAGGGGDNEDPVGEEDGYGVFCSHAQSEEIYQDLCSLLLPPPPSVAQDGAISGGEKRDYVIQELVETERNYSDVLNSLLRHFARPLSSLLRSEDSARIFFGIKELAEIHAGFHSQLRKARTGASLAQVFLDWREKFLIYGDYCANLTLAQNTLQEACARNELVNEEVIRCQQEANNGKFKLRDILSVPMQRVLKYHLLLDKLVEETPCDWLEDRRQLEKAREVMVDIAQYINEVKRDSDTLDIIKDIQASIIDWNVPEDVQLKDFGRLLRDGELKVKAHGDQRIKVRYAFVFEQVVLICKACRGEQYCYRETLRVDDYRLEDHTGRRTVGKDSRGSYQWLLVHKQEYTAYTLSARTEEQKQMWIKALQDAMDNVNPAACRNTNHKFKITTFDSPLSCQRCGKFLKGRIFQGYRCEVCRLAVHKQCIAHSGRCMPAPPPPPPPPPLPCERALSVKLWFVGEMGRDTASNKLEPREDGTYMLRVRPAGQPRLKHETNYALSIKADGAVKHIRVFKRDVDGADLFYLSESRFFKSVVELVEYYERASLSENFEKLDQRLLWPYRRVLAKALFDFRGGERNQLSLRRGCRVVVLSKEGDAKGWWKGKIGDQVGFFPKEYVEEET, encoded by the exons ATGAGCCTAATGGAAAGCAGTTCGGATAACGGAAGCGGTTGGCACGAGTGTGCCAAGTGGTTAACTAGATGCGGAGCTTTAAGGGCAGATCACAAAGCAAATTGGCCAACAGCGATAGCTTGCGATTTAGCTTATACGCTAAGAGACGGGGTATTACTGTGCAATCTTTTAAATACAGTGGATCCCGGTTGCATAGATATGAAAGATGTAAATCAAAAACCACAAATGGCACAATTTTTATGTTTACGaaatataaaagtatttttatcggCGTGCTCAACTATTTTTGACTTATCCGATTCTGATCTTTTCGAGCCTTCTATGTTGTTCGAAATATCAAATTTTCATCGTGTTCTATGTACTTTATCCGCTCTGTCGAATTGTTCTCGTTTAAGACTTAAAGGTATTCT TGGATTTTCTGTAGGACACGGTAGATCGCAAGAAGATATTTATAGAGATTTACAAAGTGTCGGTGCAGG CCGTGAGGATGAAGGTCGCCGCAGGAGGTTTAGAAGGCGGGAAGGGGATGAAGCAGGTGGAGGAGGGGACAATGAAGATCCAGTTGGAGAGGAAGATGGGTACGGAGTATTTTGCAGCCATGCCCAGAGCGAAGAAATCTACCAGGACCTTTGTAGTCTACTCTTGCCACCTCCTCCATCTGTTGCACAG GATGGCGCAATTTCCGGAGGTGAAAAAAGGGACTATGTGATCCAAGAACTCGTTGAAACAGAACGGAATTATTCGGACGTCCTTAACAGTTTGCTCAGACATTTTGCTAGACCTCTCTCATCGTTATTACGATCCGAAGATTCAGCACGCATTTTTTTTGGTATAAAGGAACTCGCAGAAATTCATGCCGGTTTTCATAGTCAGCTTCGAAAGGCAAGAACTGGTGCTTCTTTAGCTCAAGTTTTCCTAGATTGGCGAGAAAAGTTCCTGATCTATGGGGATTATTGCGCAAATCTTACTCTTGCGCAAAATACATTGCAAGAAGCTTGCGCGCGAAATGAATTAGTTAATGAAGAAgttatt AGGTGCCAACAAGAAGCTAATAATGGTAAATTCAAGTTACGGGACATACTGTCCGTCCCGATGCAAAGAGTATTGAAGTATCACTTATTACTGGATAAACTAGTAGAAGAAACTCCTTGTGACTGGCTAGAAGATAGACGTCAGCTTGAGAAAGCTAGAGAAGTTATGGTCGATATAGCTCAATACATTAATGAAGTAAAACGTGACTCCGATACATTAGACATTATAAAGGATATTCAGGCATCGATAATTGATTGGAATGTTCCTGAAGATGTACAGTTAAAAGATTTCGGGCGATTACTTAGAGATGGAGAGCTTAAG GTTAAAGCTCACGGTGACCAACGAATAAAAGTTCGTTATGCATTTGTTTTCGAACAAGTAGTATTAATTTGTAAAGCATGTAGAGGAGAACAATACTGTTATCGTGAAACTTTACGAGTAGATGATTATAGATTGGAAGATCATACAGGAAGACGAACAGTTGGCAAAGATTCTCGAGGGTCCTATCAGTGGTTGCTTGTTCATAAACAAGAATATACAGCGTATACTTTGTCCGCAAGAACAGAAGAACAAAAACAAATGTGGATCAAGGCACTGCAAGATGCAATGGATAATGTTAATCCGGCTGCATGCCGCAACACGAACCATAAGTTCAAAATTACTACATTTGATAGTCCGCTTAGCTGTCAGCGATGTGGCAAATTTTTAAAAGGTCGCATCTTTCAG GGATATCGGTGTGAAGTCTGTCGCCTTGCTGTACACAAACAGTGCATTGCACATTCGGGTCGGTGTATGCCGGCACCACCCCCGCCCCCACCTCCACCACCTTTACCATGCGAACGTGCTCTTTCGGTAAAATTATGGTTTGTGGGAGAAATGGGTAGAGATACAGCTTCAAATAAATTAGAACCGCGTGAAGATGGTACATATATGCTGCGAGTGCGACCTGCAGGACAACCGCGTTTGAAACACGAAACTAATTACGCTCTTAGTATCAA GGCAGATGGAGCAGTAAAACATATAAGAGTATTTAAACGTGACGTTGATGGAGCTGATTTATTTTATCTCAGTGAATCTCGCTTCTTTAAAAGTGTAGTTGAACTCGTCGAATATTACGAACGGGCTTCGTTgtcggaaaattttgaaaaattagatCAGCGTTTGTTATGGCCTTATAGACGTGTATTGGCTAAGGCATTGTTCGATTTCCGTGGAGGAGAACGTAACCAACTGAGCTTACGACGGGGCTGTAGGGTCGTAGTGTTGAGCAAAGAAGGTGATGCCAAAGGATGGTGGAAAGGAAAGATAGGAGATCAAGTAGGATTTTTTCCAAAGGAGTACGTCGAGGAAGAaacataa
- the Vav gene encoding vav guanine nucleotide exchange factor isoform X2 yields MSLMESSSDNGSGWHECAKWLTRCGALRADHKANWPTAIACDLAYTLRDGVLLCNLLNTVDPGCIDMKDVNQKPQMAQFLCLRNIKVFLSACSTIFDLSDSDLFEPSMLFEISNFHRVLCTLSALSNCSRLRLKGILGFSVGHGRSQEDIYRDLQSVGAGPTTGVVAFTMKPKGMDVDESQVYQELLCFSSNSQHDWPSTEKDGAISGGEKRDYVIQELVETERNYSDVLNSLLRHFARPLSSLLRSEDSARIFFGIKELAEIHAGFHSQLRKARTGASLAQVFLDWREKFLIYGDYCANLTLAQNTLQEACARNELVNEEVIRCQQEANNGKFKLRDILSVPMQRVLKYHLLLDKLVEETPCDWLEDRRQLEKAREVMVDIAQYINEVKRDSDTLDIIKDIQASIIDWNVPEDVQLKDFGRLLRDGELKVKAHGDQRIKVRYAFVFEQVVLICKACRGEQYCYRETLRVDDYRLEDHTGRRTVGKDSRGSYQWLLVHKQEYTAYTLSARTEEQKQMWIKALQDAMDNVNPAACRNTNHKFKITTFDSPLSCQRCGKFLKGRIFQGYRCEVCRLAVHKQCIAHSGRCMPAPPPPPPPPPLPCERALSVKLWFVGEMGRDTASNKLEPREDGTYMLRVRPAGQPRLKHETNYALSIKADGAVKHIRVFKRDVDGADLFYLSESRFFKSVVELVEYYERASLSENFEKLDQRLLWPYRRVLAKALFDFRGGERNQLSLRRGCRVVVLSKEGDAKGWWKGKIGDQVGFFPKEYVEEET; encoded by the exons ATGAGCCTAATGGAAAGCAGTTCGGATAACGGAAGCGGTTGGCACGAGTGTGCCAAGTGGTTAACTAGATGCGGAGCTTTAAGGGCAGATCACAAAGCAAATTGGCCAACAGCGATAGCTTGCGATTTAGCTTATACGCTAAGAGACGGGGTATTACTGTGCAATCTTTTAAATACAGTGGATCCCGGTTGCATAGATATGAAAGATGTAAATCAAAAACCACAAATGGCACAATTTTTATGTTTACGaaatataaaagtatttttatcggCGTGCTCAACTATTTTTGACTTATCCGATTCTGATCTTTTCGAGCCTTCTATGTTGTTCGAAATATCAAATTTTCATCGTGTTCTATGTACTTTATCCGCTCTGTCGAATTGTTCTCGTTTAAGACTTAAAGGTATTCT TGGATTTTCTGTAGGACACGGTAGATCGCAAGAAGATATTTATAGAGATTTACAAAGTGTCGGTGCAGG ACCCACAACAGGAGTGGTGGCATTTACCATGAAACCTAAGGGTATGGATGTAGATGAATCCCAAGTATATCAGGAATTACTCTGCTTCTCGAGTAATTCTCAACACGACTGGCCTTCCACGGAGAAG GATGGCGCAATTTCCGGAGGTGAAAAAAGGGACTATGTGATCCAAGAACTCGTTGAAACAGAACGGAATTATTCGGACGTCCTTAACAGTTTGCTCAGACATTTTGCTAGACCTCTCTCATCGTTATTACGATCCGAAGATTCAGCACGCATTTTTTTTGGTATAAAGGAACTCGCAGAAATTCATGCCGGTTTTCATAGTCAGCTTCGAAAGGCAAGAACTGGTGCTTCTTTAGCTCAAGTTTTCCTAGATTGGCGAGAAAAGTTCCTGATCTATGGGGATTATTGCGCAAATCTTACTCTTGCGCAAAATACATTGCAAGAAGCTTGCGCGCGAAATGAATTAGTTAATGAAGAAgttatt AGGTGCCAACAAGAAGCTAATAATGGTAAATTCAAGTTACGGGACATACTGTCCGTCCCGATGCAAAGAGTATTGAAGTATCACTTATTACTGGATAAACTAGTAGAAGAAACTCCTTGTGACTGGCTAGAAGATAGACGTCAGCTTGAGAAAGCTAGAGAAGTTATGGTCGATATAGCTCAATACATTAATGAAGTAAAACGTGACTCCGATACATTAGACATTATAAAGGATATTCAGGCATCGATAATTGATTGGAATGTTCCTGAAGATGTACAGTTAAAAGATTTCGGGCGATTACTTAGAGATGGAGAGCTTAAG GTTAAAGCTCACGGTGACCAACGAATAAAAGTTCGTTATGCATTTGTTTTCGAACAAGTAGTATTAATTTGTAAAGCATGTAGAGGAGAACAATACTGTTATCGTGAAACTTTACGAGTAGATGATTATAGATTGGAAGATCATACAGGAAGACGAACAGTTGGCAAAGATTCTCGAGGGTCCTATCAGTGGTTGCTTGTTCATAAACAAGAATATACAGCGTATACTTTGTCCGCAAGAACAGAAGAACAAAAACAAATGTGGATCAAGGCACTGCAAGATGCAATGGATAATGTTAATCCGGCTGCATGCCGCAACACGAACCATAAGTTCAAAATTACTACATTTGATAGTCCGCTTAGCTGTCAGCGATGTGGCAAATTTTTAAAAGGTCGCATCTTTCAG GGATATCGGTGTGAAGTCTGTCGCCTTGCTGTACACAAACAGTGCATTGCACATTCGGGTCGGTGTATGCCGGCACCACCCCCGCCCCCACCTCCACCACCTTTACCATGCGAACGTGCTCTTTCGGTAAAATTATGGTTTGTGGGAGAAATGGGTAGAGATACAGCTTCAAATAAATTAGAACCGCGTGAAGATGGTACATATATGCTGCGAGTGCGACCTGCAGGACAACCGCGTTTGAAACACGAAACTAATTACGCTCTTAGTATCAA GGCAGATGGAGCAGTAAAACATATAAGAGTATTTAAACGTGACGTTGATGGAGCTGATTTATTTTATCTCAGTGAATCTCGCTTCTTTAAAAGTGTAGTTGAACTCGTCGAATATTACGAACGGGCTTCGTTgtcggaaaattttgaaaaattagatCAGCGTTTGTTATGGCCTTATAGACGTGTATTGGCTAAGGCATTGTTCGATTTCCGTGGAGGAGAACGTAACCAACTGAGCTTACGACGGGGCTGTAGGGTCGTAGTGTTGAGCAAAGAAGGTGATGCCAAAGGATGGTGGAAAGGAAAGATAGGAGATCAAGTAGGATTTTTTCCAAAGGAGTACGTCGAGGAAGAaacataa
- the LOC143155140 gene encoding torsin-1A isoform X2, protein MIVIQGIFFNNLSVICSHNHTLHSTNRLVDECCTDAYVSPDINMLDDILNTELYGQDIAHHVVINALRGHLSSSNPPKALAMSFHGPPGTGKTYVAQMIAQSFYQKSTHSQFYHFFNGRNDFPLEKDVERYKEELRETIIQSLIKCDRSMFVFDEVDKMPEGLLNVLVPFLDYTTLFKSTRLMGNSLNTRKAIYILLSNTGSSRIVQRLLTLWEEGKHRHTTKLQDFENLISVGAFNEKGGLYHSDTIGTSLIDHYVPFLPLEEVHVRKCLKKAFVQRSSVPTDDMVEEVLSYVVFGPPPHNLYATAGCKRLEQKVASIIYAQKKKSEKQEL, encoded by the exons ATGATCGTTATACAagggatatttttcaataactTATCGGTTATCTGTAGCCACAACCACACACTGCATTCAACGAATCGGTTAGTAGATG AATGTTGTACCGATGCATACGTTTCCCCTGACATAAATA TGTTAGATGACATTCTTAATACCGAACTTTATGGGCAAGACATTGCTCATCATGTAGTTATAAATGCCTTACGTGGCCACTTAAGTTCGTCTAATCCTCCAAAAGCTTTGGCCATGAGTTTTCATGGCCCTCCAGGAACTGGTAAAACTTATGTAGCTCAAATGATTGCTCAATCCTTTTACCAAAAGAGTACTCATAGtcagttttatcattttttcaatGGTCGTAATGATTTTCCTTTGGAAAAAGATGTAGAGCGTTACAAG GAAGAATTACGTGAAACTATCATCcaaagtttaataaaatgtgATAGATCAATGTTTGTATTTGATGAAGTGGATAAAATGCCAGAAGGTTTATTAAATGTTCTTGTACCGTTTTTGGATTATACTACATTGTTCAAATCAACTAGACTCATGGGCAATTCATTAAATACAAGGAAAGCAATTTATATACTCTTGTCTAATACTGGCAGTTCACGAATTGTACAACGTTTACTGACTCTTTGGGAAGAAGGCAAGCATAGACATACAACTAAACTTCAAGATTTTGAGAATTTAATAAGTGTTGGAGCATTTAATGAAAAAGGTGGTCTTTATCATAGTGATACAATAGGCACCAGCCTAATAGATCATTATGTGCCGTTTTTACCACTTGAAGAAGTACATGTGAGAAAGTGTTTAAAAAAAGCATTTGTCCAGAGAAGTAGTGTTCCTACTGATGATATGGTAGAGGAGGTACTCTCTTATGTGGTTTTTGGACCTCCTCCGCATAATCTTTATGCAACTGCTGGATGTAAAAGACTGGAACAGAAAGTAGCTTCTATCATATATGCTCAAAAAAAGAAATCAGAAAAACAGGAATTGTAG